Proteins encoded within one genomic window of Tunturibacter gelidoferens:
- a CDS encoding VirB3 family type IV secretion system protein, giving the protein MTKRGEPLPINQAMNRSRTKAGLELTTWMVIVFVSITVFLVGFRILALISFPVLVAAAWLTVRKHPKMFELWGHSLFQKPYYDPRKEN; this is encoded by the coding sequence ATGACCAAACGAGGGGAACCGTTACCGATCAATCAGGCGATGAACAGATCCAGAACAAAAGCCGGTCTGGAACTGACGACGTGGATGGTTATTGTCTTTGTCTCGATAACGGTTTTCCTCGTTGGTTTTCGCATTCTGGCCCTCATCAGCTTCCCCGTATTGGTAGCTGCTGCGTGGCTCACCGTCCGCAAGCACCCGAAGATGTTCGAGCTTTGGGGCCACAGCCTTTTCCAGAAGCCCTACTATGACCCCCGAAAAGAAAACTGA